The region GTAGAGCGCTCGCTCAGCGTCAACACCGCGGCGGCAGGCGGTAACGCCAGCCTGATGACAATCGGTTAACGCTGTGCTAATAAGGCTCCGGAGACGGAGCCTTATTTTATTGGGGAGTATATGAAACGATTTCTTATCGCAGGCGCAGCACTGCTGCTGAGCGCCAGTGCGCTGGCCGACGAGTGCGACAACGCGACCACCCAGCTTGAGCTGAATACCTGTAGCGCGCAGCAGTACCAGGCCGCCGATAAAAAGCTCAACGAGACGTATCAGGCCGCCATCAAACGTGCGGCGGCCCCCCAGCGCGACCTGCTGAAAAAAGCGCAGCAGGCATGGATTAGCCTGCGCGACGCGGACTGCGCGTTTATCGGTTCGGGTACGGAAGGCGGAAGCGTTCAGCCAATGATTGTGAACCAGTGTCTGGCGGAGAAAACCGCCGAGCGCGAAGCGTTTCTGGCCACGCTGATGCAGTGTGAAGAGGGCGACTTAAGCTGCCCCCTCACCCCGGCCCTCTCCCCATAGAGGCGAGGGAGAAAAGACAGCACAGAGCAGTCCCCTCACCCCATAGAGGCGAGGGCTAAAAGACAGCACCGAACAGTCCCCTCTCCCCTCTGGGGAGAGGGTTAGGGTGAGGGGGGAACTAGCGCACGCGGATCCCTTCGATAATCATCCGCTGTACGTTTTGCAGGGTGCTCTGGAAAAACGCCTCGTTCTGGAGCGTTTTACCCGTCACCGCCTCGACCTGGGCCGCGAAGTCAGCGTAGTGCTGGGTTGAGGCCCAAATCATAAAGATCAGGTGCTGCGGATCGACGGGCGCCAGTTTTCCGCTGGCGACCCATCCGGCAATAATCGCCGATTTATCGTCCATCAGCTGCTTTAAATCCCCCGTCAGTTCCGCCTGCAACAGCGGCGCGCCCTGCAACATCTCCAGACAAAACAGCCGTGAGGCCTGCGGGTAATCACGCGATACCTCCAGCTTCAGGCGTATGTACTCCTCAATCGCCACCAGCGGGGCCAGCTCTTCGCGAAAGGCTTTAAGCGGCGCGAGCCAGATATCGAGGATCTGCTGCATCACCGCCACATACAGCGCCTCTTTCGACGGGTAGTAGTAGAGCAGATTGGTCTTGGACACCCCCGCCTGCTCCGCCACCTGCTCAAGGCGCGTACCGTGAATACCAAACTGCGAAAATGTCTCCAGCGCGGCGCTGAGGATCGCCTGTTTCTTGGCGCTCACCGCCTGCGAACGTTTACCGGGTGTTTTCACTGCGCCTTGTGTCATTTTCGCTCTCCATTTTCTTTCCTGCGCTCAGCATAGCAAAACCCCCGTCTCGCCACGACCTTCTGCACCCCCATCGCGCATGAGTGCCTGTTTTCTGTGCAATGTTTTTGACCATTCAGTCCACATTTTTTACACCCAATTCACCAACCAGCAGTTAACACATTAATAACAAAGCTTTTTTCAAAACTGGCACTCCCTTTGCAAAATCGCCGTTACACCTGCGACGTAATGAAGAGAGGTTCGTGATGAAAATTGGCGTATTTGTACCGATCGGCAACAACGGCTGGCTTATCTCGACCACTGCCCCGCAATACATGCCGACCTTTGAGCTGAATAAAGCCATCGTGCAGAAAGCGGAGCACTACCATTTCGACTTTGCGCTCTCGATGATCAAACTGCGCGGCTTTGGCGGCAAAACTGAATTCTGGGACCACAACCTGGAGTCCTTCACCCTGATGGCGGGCCTGGCGGCGGTCACCTCCCGCATCCAGATCTACGCCACCGCCGCCACGCTCACCCTGCCCCCGGCGATCGTGGCGCGGATGGCCTCCACCATCGACTCCATCTCCGGCGGGCGCTTTGGCGTTAACCTGGTCACCGGCTGGCAAAAACCGGAGTACGAGCAGATGGGGATCTGGCCGGGCGACGATTACTTCTCGCGTCGCTATGACTACCTGACCGAATACGTGCAGGTGCTGCGCGACCTGTGGGGCAGCGGCAAAAGCGATTTCAAAGGCGACTTCTTCACCATGAACGACTGCCGCGTCAGCCCGCAGCCGTCGGTGCCGATGAAGGTTATCTGCGCCGGGCAGAGCGACGCGGGAATGGAATTCTCCGCCAAATACGCGGACTTCAACTTCTGCTTCGGCAAAGGCGTTAACACCCCTGCCGCCTTCGCCCCTACCGCCGCGCGGATGAAAGAGGCCGCCGACAAAACCGGGCGCGACGTGGGCTCCTACGTGCTGTTTATGGTGATTGCCGACGAAACCGACGACGCCGCGCGCGCCAAATGGGAGCGGTATAAGGACGGCGCTGACGACGAAGCGCTGAGCTGGCTAACCGAGCAGAGCCTGAAGGACACCCGCTCCGGCGCGGATACTAACGTGCGGCAGATGGCCGACCCGACCTCCGCCGTCAATATCAACATGGGCACCCTGGTTGGCTCGTATGCCAGCGTCGCCAGAATGCTCGATGAAGTGGCTGCCGTGCCCGGCGCCGAAGGCGTACTGCTGACCTTCGATGATTTTCTCACCGGCGTGGAAACCTTCGGCGAGCGCATTCAGCCGCTGATGCAGTGCCGCGCCCACATCCCAGCCGTGACGAAGGAGGTGGCGTAATGACGACCTTAACCGCGCGCCCGGAAGCCATCACCTTTGACGCGCAGCGCAGCGCGCTGATTGTGGTGGACATGCAAAACGCCTATGCCAGTAAAGGCGGGTATCTGGATCTGGCGGGGTTTGACGTCTCCGCCACGCAGCCGGTGATCGAGAACATCAAAACCGCCGTGAGCGCCGCGCGCGCGGCGGGCATGCTCATCATCTGGTTCCAGAACGGCTGGGACGACCAGTACGTCGAAGCTGGCGGCCCTGGCTCACCCAACTTTCACAAATCCAACGCCCTGAAAACCATGCGCCAGCGGCCCGAACTCCAGGGCACGCTGCTGGCGAAAGGCGGCTGGGATTATCAGCTGGTGGATGCGCTGGTACCGGAACCCGGCGACATCGTGCTGCCGAAACCACGCTACAGCGGCTTTTTCAATACCCCGCTCGACAGCCTGCTGCGCAGCCGGGGCATTCGTCATCTGGTCTTTACGGGCATTGCCACCAACGTCTGCGTGGAGTCCACCCTGCGCGACGGCTTTTTCCTCGAGTATTTTGGCGTGGTGCTGGAAGACGCCACCCATCAGGCCGGGCCGGATTTCGCCCAGAAAGCCGCCCTGTTCAATATCGAAACCTTTTTTGGCTGGGTCAGTACCGTCAATGATTTCTGCGACGCGCTGGATCCCCCCCTCGCCCGTATCGCCTGAGGAGAACCGCTATGCCGAAATCCGTGATTATTCCGCCGGGCACCAGCACCCCGGTTGCCCCGTTTGTTCCCGGCACCCTCGCCGACGGCGTGGTGTATGTCTCTGGCACGCTGCCGTTTGATAAAGACAACAACGTGGTGTTTATCGATGACCCAAAGGCGCAAACCCGCCACGTGCTGGAGACGATCAAAACCGTGATCGAAACGGCGGGTGGCACGATGGAGGACGTGACCTTCAACAGCATCTTTATCACCGACTGGAAAAACTACGCCGCGATTAACGAAATCTACGCGGAGTTTTTCCCCGGCGATAAACCGGCGCGGTTTTGCATTCAGTGCGGGCTGGTGAAGCCGGACGCGCTGGTTGAAATCGCCACCGTTGCGCACATCGCAAAGTGAGGCGACCATGAAACTGTCCATTTCCCCGCCCCCCTTTGCAGGCGCGCCCGTAGTGGTGCTGATTGCCGGGCTGGGCGGCAGCGGGAGCTACTGGCTGCCCCAGCTCGCCATGCTGGGGCAGGAGTATCAGGTGGTGTGCTACGACCAGCGGGGCACGGGGAATAACCCGGATACCCTGCCGGAAGACTACACCCTCGCACACATGGCCGACGAGCTTACTCTGGCGTTATCCGAGGCCGGGATCGTCCGTTACTGCGTGGTGGGCCACGCGCTGGGGGCGCTGGTCGGCCTGCGGATGGCCATCGATAAGCCCGACGCCCTCATCGCGCTGGTGTGCGTTAACGGCTGGCTAACCCTTCATGCCCATACCCGCCGCTGTTTTGACGTTCGCGAACATCTGCTGCATGCGGGCGGCGCGCAGGCGTGGGTCGAGGCGCAGCCGCTGTTCCTCTACCCGGCAGACTGGATGGCCGCCCGCGCTCCGCGGCTGGAGGCCGAGGAAGCGCTGGCGCTGGCCCATTTCCAGGGTAAAAGCAATCTGCTGCGCAGGCTGCATGCGCTGAAGCAGGCCGATTTCAGCCAACACGCTGCATGCGTTCGCTGCCCCGTGCAGATTATCTGTTCCGCCGACGATCTGCTGGTGCCGTCCGTCTGCTCCGCTGAACTGCACGCCACCCTCCCGCACGCCCGCAAAACGGTCATGCGCCAGGGAGGTCATGCCTGCAACGTCACCGAACCGGACACCTTTAACACCGTGCTGCTTAACGGGCTTGCCAGCCTGCTGCACAGCCCTGAACCCGCTTTGTAAGGAGCTTTAATGAGCGAAGCCATTACGCCCGCCGCGCTGGAAACGCTGTTTACCGGCGCACGAACCCATAACGGCTGGCTGGATATACCGGTCAGTGACGAGACGCTGCGCGAAATTTATGACCTGATGAAATGGGGGCCGACGTCCGCCAACTGCTCCCCGGCGCGCATTGTCTTTGTGCGAAGCCCGGAGGGTAAAGAGAAGCTGCGCCCGGCACTCTCCAGCGGCAACCTTGAGAAAACGCTCTCCGCCCCGGTCACGGCGATTGTCGCCTGGGACAGCGAGTTTTATGAGCGCCTGCCGGAACTGTTTCCGCACGGCGATGCCAGAAGCTGGTTTACCTCCAGCCCTGAGCTTGCGGAAGATACCGCCTTTCGCAACAGCTCGATGCAGGCCGCGTACCTGATCTTCGCCTGTCGCGCGCTCGGGCTGGACACCGGGCCGATGTCCGGCTTTGACCGGGAAAAAGTGGACGCGGCCTTTTTCACGGGCACGCTGCTGAAAAGCAATCTGCTGATCAACATCGGCTATGGCGATATGAGCAAAGTCTATGGACGCTTACCGCGTCTGACCTTCGAAGACGCCTGCGGTCTGGCGTAAGGAGCCACCATGACGACACCCGATCAACAAACGTTCCGTGATGCCATGGCCTGCGTCGGTGCGGCGGTCAATATCATCACCACCGACGGCCCGGCGGGAATGGCGGGCTTCACCGCCAGCGCGGTATGCAGCGTGACCGATTCGCCGCCGACGCTGCTGGTTTGCCTCAACCGTGGCGCGTCCGTCTGGCCGATCTTCAGTGAGAATCGCACCCTGTGCGTTAACACGCTGAGCGCCGGACAGGAGCCTTTATCCAACCTGTTTGGCGGTAAAACGCCGATGGAGGACCGCTTTGCCGCCGCTCGCTGGGAGACGGGTGAGACGGGCTGCCCGCGCCTGGAGGCGGCCCTGGCCTCGTTCGACTGCCGCATCAGCCAGGTGGTCAGCGTCGGTACTCACGATATTCTGTTCTGCGACATCGTTTCCATCATTCGCCACCCTGCACCGCAAGGGCTGGTGTGGTTCGACCGGGGCTACCACGCACTTATGCGACCCGCCTGTTAACCCGCATTAAGGAGACAGATCATGTTCGGACTTCCCCACTGGCAGTTGAAATCGACCTCCACAGAAGCAGGCGTGGTCGCGCCGGATGAAAGGCTCCCGCTCGGGCAGACGATGGTGATGGGTGTGCAGCATGCGGTCGCGATGTTTGGTGCGACGGTGCTGATGCCCATGCTAATGGGGCTGGATCCTAACCTCGCCATATTGATGTCGGGTATCGGTACCCTGCTGTTCTTTTTTGTCACCGGCGGGCACGTGCCGAGCTATCTCGGCTCCAGCGCCGCCTTCGTCGGGGTGGTCATTGCGGCAACCGGGTTTAACGGTCAGGGCATTAACCCCAACCTGAGCGTAGCCCTTGGCGGCATTATCGCCTGTGGGCTGGTCTACACCCTGACCGGACTGGTGGTGATGAAAGTCGGCACGCGCTGGATAGAGCGGATGATGCCCCCCGTTGTCACCGGGGCGGTGGTGATGGCGATAGGCCTGAATCTCGCGCCGATTGCGGTGAAGAGCGTTTCCGGTTCACCGTTTGAAAGCTGGATGGCGGTGATTACGGTGCTGTGCATTGGCGTGGTGGCGGTCTTTACGCGCGGCATGATCCAGCGGCTGCTGATCCTGGTCGGTCTGATTGCGGCCTGTCTGGTCTACGCACTGCTGGCGAACGTGTTCGGCCTCGGCAAGCCGGTTGATTTTACACTGATTCACCAGGCTGCCTGGTTCGGCGTGCCGCAGTTGACCTCACCCACTTTTAACGCTCAGGCGATGATGCTCATCGCGCCTGTCGCGGTTATTCTGGTGGCTGAAAACCTGGGCCATCTGAAAGCCGTAGCGGGAATGACTGGCCGCAATATGGACCCGTACATGGGACGGGC is a window of Enterobacter hormaechei ATCC 49162 DNA encoding:
- the rutG gene encoding pyrimidine utilization transport protein G, with translation MFGLPHWQLKSTSTEAGVVAPDERLPLGQTMVMGVQHAVAMFGATVLMPMLMGLDPNLAILMSGIGTLLFFFVTGGHVPSYLGSSAAFVGVVIAATGFNGQGINPNLSVALGGIIACGLVYTLTGLVVMKVGTRWIERMMPPVVTGAVVMAIGLNLAPIAVKSVSGSPFESWMAVITVLCIGVVAVFTRGMIQRLLILVGLIAACLVYALLANVFGLGKPVDFTLIHQAAWFGVPQLTSPTFNAQAMMLIAPVAVILVAENLGHLKAVAGMTGRNMDPYMGRAFVGDGLATMLSGSVGGSGVTTYAENIGVMAVTKVYSTLVFVAAAVMAMLLGFSPKFGALIHTIPAPVIGGASIVVFGLIAVAGARIWVQNHVDLSQNGNLIMVAVTLVLGAGDFALTLGGFTVGGIGTATFGAILLNALLSRRMAAAPQGAVVTQDP
- the rutC gene encoding pyrimidine utilization protein C: MPKSVIIPPGTSTPVAPFVPGTLADGVVYVSGTLPFDKDNNVVFIDDPKAQTRHVLETIKTVIETAGGTMEDVTFNSIFITDWKNYAAINEIYAEFFPGDKPARFCIQCGLVKPDALVEIATVAHIAK
- the rutF gene encoding NADH-dependent FMN reductase RutF; amino-acid sequence: MTTPDQQTFRDAMACVGAAVNIITTDGPAGMAGFTASAVCSVTDSPPTLLVCLNRGASVWPIFSENRTLCVNTLSAGQEPLSNLFGGKTPMEDRFAAARWETGETGCPRLEAALASFDCRISQVVSVGTHDILFCDIVSIIRHPAPQGLVWFDRGYHALMRPAC
- the rutR gene encoding HTH-type transcriptional regulator RutR gives rise to the protein MTQGAVKTPGKRSQAVSAKKQAILSAALETFSQFGIHGTRLEQVAEQAGVSKTNLLYYYPSKEALYVAVMQQILDIWLAPLKAFREELAPLVAIEEYIRLKLEVSRDYPQASRLFCLEMLQGAPLLQAELTGDLKQLMDDKSAIIAGWVASGKLAPVDPQHLIFMIWASTQHYADFAAQVEAVTGKTLQNEAFFQSTLQNVQRMIIEGIRVR
- the rutA gene encoding pyrimidine utilization protein A → MKIGVFVPIGNNGWLISTTAPQYMPTFELNKAIVQKAEHYHFDFALSMIKLRGFGGKTEFWDHNLESFTLMAGLAAVTSRIQIYATAATLTLPPAIVARMASTIDSISGGRFGVNLVTGWQKPEYEQMGIWPGDDYFSRRYDYLTEYVQVLRDLWGSGKSDFKGDFFTMNDCRVSPQPSVPMKVICAGQSDAGMEFSAKYADFNFCFGKGVNTPAAFAPTAARMKEAADKTGRDVGSYVLFMVIADETDDAARAKWERYKDGADDEALSWLTEQSLKDTRSGADTNVRQMADPTSAVNINMGTLVGSYASVARMLDEVAAVPGAEGVLLTFDDFLTGVETFGERIQPLMQCRAHIPAVTKEVA
- a CDS encoding lysozyme inhibitor LprI family protein; this encodes MKRFLIAGAALLLSASALADECDNATTQLELNTCSAQQYQAADKKLNETYQAAIKRAAAPQRDLLKKAQQAWISLRDADCAFIGSGTEGGSVQPMIVNQCLAEKTAEREAFLATLMQCEEGDLSCPLTPALSP
- a CDS encoding malonic semialdehyde reductase, translated to MSEAITPAALETLFTGARTHNGWLDIPVSDETLREIYDLMKWGPTSANCSPARIVFVRSPEGKEKLRPALSSGNLEKTLSAPVTAIVAWDSEFYERLPELFPHGDARSWFTSSPELAEDTAFRNSSMQAAYLIFACRALGLDTGPMSGFDREKVDAAFFTGTLLKSNLLINIGYGDMSKVYGRLPRLTFEDACGLA
- the rutB gene encoding pyrimidine utilization protein B; this translates as MTTLTARPEAITFDAQRSALIVVDMQNAYASKGGYLDLAGFDVSATQPVIENIKTAVSAARAAGMLIIWFQNGWDDQYVEAGGPGSPNFHKSNALKTMRQRPELQGTLLAKGGWDYQLVDALVPEPGDIVLPKPRYSGFFNTPLDSLLRSRGIRHLVFTGIATNVCVESTLRDGFFLEYFGVVLEDATHQAGPDFAQKAALFNIETFFGWVSTVNDFCDALDPPLARIA
- the rutD gene encoding pyrimidine utilization protein D, whose amino-acid sequence is MKLSISPPPFAGAPVVVLIAGLGGSGSYWLPQLAMLGQEYQVVCYDQRGTGNNPDTLPEDYTLAHMADELTLALSEAGIVRYCVVGHALGALVGLRMAIDKPDALIALVCVNGWLTLHAHTRRCFDVREHLLHAGGAQAWVEAQPLFLYPADWMAARAPRLEAEEALALAHFQGKSNLLRRLHALKQADFSQHAACVRCPVQIICSADDLLVPSVCSAELHATLPHARKTVMRQGGHACNVTEPDTFNTVLLNGLASLLHSPEPAL